From a single Chiloscyllium plagiosum isolate BGI_BamShark_2017 chromosome 27, ASM401019v2, whole genome shotgun sequence genomic region:
- the LOC122563374 gene encoding probable G-protein coupled receptor 139, translating into MSNRMSQPFIELQKVYYVALCALGIPGNLFAVYIICHRQCSFSKTTTIYLTALAVSDTICLIWAAILNLAKLWLGPNASWVYTPWWCMSIILEYGTILCSVWIIMAFTIERYIVISNKGLRYHITKPKNAIWAVITVVTLSYISAFLAFLLNKFARRPAMVNRSVLMNYTGECAMFSNTYFPTAIWLNTIISGGVPYLLILVFSVLIAYRLHTKTRIHPEFENTAFKITRIKIKKSLQILLVVSFTAVALGLPRFISECLPRSLGGVNYFDYNTIANMIPDILFMLQWFNSAINFWLFSSASSAFRQECVAIVTRQICRKQASRTVAAVPVDSLKTVFRSNYCCAE; encoded by the exons ATGAGTAATAGAATGTCACAACCGTTCATTGAGCTTCAGAAAGTATATTACGTAGCATTGTGTGCTCTTGGGATTCCAG GAAACCTGTTTGCAGTTTATATCATCTGTCATCGCCAATGCAGTTTCTCAAAAACGACGACTATTTATTTGACTGCTCTGGCTGTTTCAGACACCATCTGCCTAATCTGGGCAGCTATCTTGAATCTAGCAAAGCTGTGGCTGGGCCCAAATGCCAGCTGGGTCTACACCCCTTGGTGGTGCATGTCCATCATTTTGGAATATGGCACCATTCTCTGCTCGGTCTGGATTATTATGGCCTTCACTATTGAAAGGTATATTGTTATATCCAACAAGGGGCTGAGGTACCACATAACTAAACCAAAGAATGCCATCTGGGCTGTTATTACAGTTGTGACCCTTTCTTACATATCAGCATTCCTTGCTTTTCTATTGAATAAATTTGCCAGAAGGCCAGCGATGGTAAACAGATCTGTTTTAATGAATTACACTGGAGAATGTGCCATGTTCAGTAACACATACTTTCCAACAGCGATTTGGCTGAACACAATTATATCGGGCGGTGTTCCTTATCTATTGATCCTTGTCTTCAGTGTGCTGATAGCCTACCGCTTACACACAAAAACCAGGATTCATCCAGAATTTGAGAACACAGCATTCAAAATCACCAGAATAAAAATCAAGAAGTCACTTCAGATCCTGCTTGTTGTCTCATTCACTGCTGTTGCTCTTGGTCTGCCCCGATTCATTTCAGAGTGTTTACCACGTTCCTTGGGTGGTGTGAATTACTTTGATTACAACACGATTGCAAACATGATACCAGATATCTTGTTTATGCTACAATGGTTTAATTCTGCTATAAACTTCTGGCTCTTTAGTTCTGCGTCGTCTGCCTTTCGACAGGAGTGTGTGGCTATTGTCACCAGGCAGATCTGTAGGAAACAGGCTTCAAGGACTGTAGCAGCAGTACCTGTCGACTCCTTAAAGACAGTGTTCAGAAGTAATTACTGCTGTGCAGAATGA